One region of Indicator indicator isolate 239-I01 chromosome 35, UM_Iind_1.1, whole genome shotgun sequence genomic DNA includes:
- the DYRK3 gene encoding dual specificity tyrosine-phosphorylation-regulated kinase 3 isoform X2, with product MLLGRKPEAPLGAGRFGDGLYDSYMRIDQIRYQESTNEEHSPLGLPALGRSNVSSNKLAVKDHPLSGSQVKVEQLFEDSGNRRSSTLQPAGITASERALPSLTKDKNTESISTCKGGGSSSRAHKAISQAPEQAVKQYKHQLSAYEQQEIFNFSEIYFVGPAAKKRQGVIGGPNNGGYDDDQGSYIHVPHDHLAYRYEVLKIIGKGSFGQVAKVYDHKLHQHLALKMVRNEKRFHRQAAEEIRILEHLKKQDKTGSMNVIHMLESFTFRNHICMTFELLSMNLYELIKRNKFQGFSIQLVRKFAHSILQCLDALYRNKIIHCDLKPENILLKQQGRSGIKVIDFGSSCFEHQRVYTYIQSRFYRAPEVILGSRYGMPIDMWSFGCILVELLTGYPLFPGEDEADQLACMMELLGMPPQKLLDQSKRAKNFISSKGHPRYCTATTQADGRVTLTGSRSRRGKIRGAPGNKDWVTALKGCDDPLFIEFLKECLSWDPSTRLTPSQALRHPWICKRTPKPPGADKPSTKRISSYTSSFPGIGSKLPPVVGVANKLRANLASDSNSSIPLCTVLPKLVS from the exons ATGCTGCTGGGCAGGAAACCGGAGGCGCCCCTGGGTGCAG gcaggtttggagaTGGATTATATGACTCCTATATGAGGATAGATCAGATTAGGTACCAAGAGTCTACAAATGAAGAACACAGCCCCTTGGGACTTCCTGCTCTTGGAAGATCTAAT GTTTCTAGCAACAAACTTGCAGTGAAAGATCACCCTCTGTCTGGAAGTCAGGTCAAAGTGGAGCAATTGTTTGAGGACTCTGGCAACAGAAGGAGCAGcactctccagcctgcaggaaTTACTGCTTCAGAAAGAGCTCTTCCTTCCCTGACCAAGGATAAAAATACAGAGAGCATAAGCACTTGTAAAGGGGGTGGTAGTTCCTCCAGAGCACACAAAGCCATTTCCCAAGCTCCAGAGCAAGCTGTCAAGCAGTACAAACATCAATTATCTGCTTATGAGCAGCAGGAGATATTTAATTTCTCGGAGATTTACTTTGTGGGTCCAGCTGCAAAGAAGAGGCAGGGAGTGATCGGTGGGCCCAACAATGGGGGTTATGATGATGACCAAGGCAGCTACATTCACGTGCCCCATGACCACCTTGCTTACAGGTATGAAGTGCTCAAAATCATTGGCAAGGGCAGTTTTGGACAAGTTGCTAAAGTCTACGATCACAAACTCCACCAACACTTAGCCTTAAAGATGGTTCGCAACGAGAAGCGATTCCATCGGCAAGCAGCCGAAGAGATCCGGATTCTGGAGCACCTGAAGAAGCAGGATAAAACAGGGAGTATGAATGTTATCCACATGCTGGAAAGCTTCACCTTCAGGAACCACATCTGCATGACCTTTGAACTCTTGAGCATGAACCTGTATGAGCTGATCAAAAGAAACAAGTTTCAGGGTTTCAGTATCCAGCTGGTCCGTAAGTTTGCTCACTCGATCCTGCAGTGTTTGGATGCCCTTTATAGAAACAAAATCATACACTGTGACTTGAAACCAGAGAATATCCTCCTAAAGCAGCAAGGGAGGAGTGGAATCAAGGTGATAGATTTTGGGTCCAGCTGTTTTGAGCACCAAAGAGTCTACACATACATTCAGTCCCGTTTCTATCGGGCGCCAGAGGTCATCCTGGGAAGCCGCTATGGGATGCCCATCGACATGTGGAGCTTTGGCTGCATTCTGGTGGAGCTCTTGACTGGATACCCTCTTTTTCCTGGAGAGGACGAGGCAGACCAGCTGGCTTGTATGATGGAACTTCTTGGAATGCCACCTCAAAAGCTTTTGGATCAATCTAAGCGAGCCAAgaacttcatcagctccaaggGTCACCCTCGCTACTGCACCGCCACCACGCAGGCGGACGGCAGGGTGACCCTCACCGGCAGCCGCTCGCGCCGGGGCAAGATCCGAGGTGCTCCAGGGAACAAGGACTGGGTGACAGCTCTGAAGGGCTGTGATGACCCTTTGTTCATAGAGTTCTTAAAGGAGTGTCTCAGCTGGGATCCTTCCACCCGCCTGACTCCGAGCCAAGCCTTAAGGCACCCTTGGATTTGCAAACGGACTCCCAAGCCCCCCGGCGCTGACAAACCTTCCACCAAACGCATTTCCAGCTACACCAGCTCCTTCCCAGGGATAGGATCCAAGCTGCCTCCTGTAGTTGGGGTGGCCAACAAGCTGAGGGCAAACCTGGCCTCTGACTCCAACAGCAGCATACCTCTCTGTACTGTGCTCCCCAAACTGGTCAGCTAG
- the DYRK3 gene encoding dual specificity tyrosine-phosphorylation-regulated kinase 3 isoform X1, whose translation MGAVSPRHHAAGQETGGAPGCRFGDGLYDSYMRIDQIRYQESTNEEHSPLGLPALGRSNVSSNKLAVKDHPLSGSQVKVEQLFEDSGNRRSSTLQPAGITASERALPSLTKDKNTESISTCKGGGSSSRAHKAISQAPEQAVKQYKHQLSAYEQQEIFNFSEIYFVGPAAKKRQGVIGGPNNGGYDDDQGSYIHVPHDHLAYRYEVLKIIGKGSFGQVAKVYDHKLHQHLALKMVRNEKRFHRQAAEEIRILEHLKKQDKTGSMNVIHMLESFTFRNHICMTFELLSMNLYELIKRNKFQGFSIQLVRKFAHSILQCLDALYRNKIIHCDLKPENILLKQQGRSGIKVIDFGSSCFEHQRVYTYIQSRFYRAPEVILGSRYGMPIDMWSFGCILVELLTGYPLFPGEDEADQLACMMELLGMPPQKLLDQSKRAKNFISSKGHPRYCTATTQADGRVTLTGSRSRRGKIRGAPGNKDWVTALKGCDDPLFIEFLKECLSWDPSTRLTPSQALRHPWICKRTPKPPGADKPSTKRISSYTSSFPGIGSKLPPVVGVANKLRANLASDSNSSIPLCTVLPKLVS comes from the exons ATGGGGGCCGTCTCCCCCCGTCACCATGCTGCTGGGCAGGAAACCGGAGGCGCCCCTGGGTGCAG gtttggagaTGGATTATATGACTCCTATATGAGGATAGATCAGATTAGGTACCAAGAGTCTACAAATGAAGAACACAGCCCCTTGGGACTTCCTGCTCTTGGAAGATCTAAT GTTTCTAGCAACAAACTTGCAGTGAAAGATCACCCTCTGTCTGGAAGTCAGGTCAAAGTGGAGCAATTGTTTGAGGACTCTGGCAACAGAAGGAGCAGcactctccagcctgcaggaaTTACTGCTTCAGAAAGAGCTCTTCCTTCCCTGACCAAGGATAAAAATACAGAGAGCATAAGCACTTGTAAAGGGGGTGGTAGTTCCTCCAGAGCACACAAAGCCATTTCCCAAGCTCCAGAGCAAGCTGTCAAGCAGTACAAACATCAATTATCTGCTTATGAGCAGCAGGAGATATTTAATTTCTCGGAGATTTACTTTGTGGGTCCAGCTGCAAAGAAGAGGCAGGGAGTGATCGGTGGGCCCAACAATGGGGGTTATGATGATGACCAAGGCAGCTACATTCACGTGCCCCATGACCACCTTGCTTACAGGTATGAAGTGCTCAAAATCATTGGCAAGGGCAGTTTTGGACAAGTTGCTAAAGTCTACGATCACAAACTCCACCAACACTTAGCCTTAAAGATGGTTCGCAACGAGAAGCGATTCCATCGGCAAGCAGCCGAAGAGATCCGGATTCTGGAGCACCTGAAGAAGCAGGATAAAACAGGGAGTATGAATGTTATCCACATGCTGGAAAGCTTCACCTTCAGGAACCACATCTGCATGACCTTTGAACTCTTGAGCATGAACCTGTATGAGCTGATCAAAAGAAACAAGTTTCAGGGTTTCAGTATCCAGCTGGTCCGTAAGTTTGCTCACTCGATCCTGCAGTGTTTGGATGCCCTTTATAGAAACAAAATCATACACTGTGACTTGAAACCAGAGAATATCCTCCTAAAGCAGCAAGGGAGGAGTGGAATCAAGGTGATAGATTTTGGGTCCAGCTGTTTTGAGCACCAAAGAGTCTACACATACATTCAGTCCCGTTTCTATCGGGCGCCAGAGGTCATCCTGGGAAGCCGCTATGGGATGCCCATCGACATGTGGAGCTTTGGCTGCATTCTGGTGGAGCTCTTGACTGGATACCCTCTTTTTCCTGGAGAGGACGAGGCAGACCAGCTGGCTTGTATGATGGAACTTCTTGGAATGCCACCTCAAAAGCTTTTGGATCAATCTAAGCGAGCCAAgaacttcatcagctccaaggGTCACCCTCGCTACTGCACCGCCACCACGCAGGCGGACGGCAGGGTGACCCTCACCGGCAGCCGCTCGCGCCGGGGCAAGATCCGAGGTGCTCCAGGGAACAAGGACTGGGTGACAGCTCTGAAGGGCTGTGATGACCCTTTGTTCATAGAGTTCTTAAAGGAGTGTCTCAGCTGGGATCCTTCCACCCGCCTGACTCCGAGCCAAGCCTTAAGGCACCCTTGGATTTGCAAACGGACTCCCAAGCCCCCCGGCGCTGACAAACCTTCCACCAAACGCATTTCCAGCTACACCAGCTCCTTCCCAGGGATAGGATCCAAGCTGCCTCCTGTAGTTGGGGTGGCCAACAAGCTGAGGGCAAACCTGGCCTCTGACTCCAACAGCAGCATACCTCTCTGTACTGTGCTCCCCAAACTGGTCAGCTAG
- the EIF2D gene encoding eukaryotic translation initiation factor 2D isoform X1: protein MFSRAFRVRSNTAIKGSDRRKLRADVAAAFPNLSADQLTEFIPNKEELNVIKIYSHKGEAVTVYTNNKNPILFEIERALYPTVYTLWLYPDLLPAFSTWPPVLQKLAGGADLMLPGVVVPSSGFPQVEQGTLCAVTLLGNRAPVAVGVATMSTAEMLAAGMKGKGFAVLHTYMDHLWEYGDKSYPPTLAPLVTGSAEKESTEDEEETEGTEPGSSSTDPLQHVDIGDLSLKEALVGKEELSENRAAETAQDASTEEAEDSRTPQEQMDALFNQCFFHALKCKVKKSELPLLTSTFLRSHMFSCCPAGQQLDIKKSSYKKFSKFLQCMQHQKILQVKELNKGVESIVEVDWKHPDVRAFAVPEGFASASSAQDSRSEEREQGYHAPEIIPLYGVSTKMIPLFQESGHKKGSILSSSEVRNIIINYVKANELVDETNKNFVKVNAILCDCLLDKSEQDEISSLKWDDLLSRCLERLQPLHQVTFYGQEPVVRKGNIEPIDITIAQRSSNKKVTIIKNLELYGLDPQCVANILQQKVQASATITPVPGTKDRVQVQIQGNQIHHLAKMLLEEYKLPRKYVQGLEKAPKLGRKK, encoded by the exons ATGTTCTCCAGGGCGTTCCGGGTGAGATCCAACACCGCCATCAAGGGGTCCGATCG GAGGAAACTCCGAGCTGATGTTGCAGCAGCTTTCCCTAACCTTAGTGCTGACCAACTGACTGAGTTTATTCCCAACAAGGAAGAGCTTAATGTCATCAAAATATACTCACACAAAGGGGAGGCTGTCACTGTTTACACCAATAACAAGAACCCAATCCTGTTTGAAATTGAGAGAGCTCTCTATCCAACAG TGTACACTCTGTGGCTCTACCCAGATCTTCTGCCTGCTTTTTCAACATGGCCTCCAGTGCTGCAGAAactggcaggaggagcag ATCTGATGCTGCCAGGGGTTGTGGTGCCATCTTCTGGCTTTCCTCAAGTGGAGCAGGGCACACTCTGTGCTGTCACCCTCTTGGGAAACAG AGCTCCAGTAGCTGTTGGAGTTGCCACTATGTCCACTGCAGAGATGCTGGCTGCTGGAATGAAAGGGAAGGGGTTTGCTGTGCTGCATACTTACATGGATCACCTCTG GGAATATGGTGACAAATCTTATCCTCCTACCTTAGCTCCCTTGGTAACAGGCTCTGCTGAGAAGGAGAgcactgaagatgaggaagaaacagaggggacagagcctggcagcagctccactgACCCACTGCAGCACGTGGACATTGGTGATCTGAGCCTGAAGGAAGCACTGGTAGGAAAGGAGGAACTCAGTGAGaacagagctgcagaaacagcTCAAGATGCCAgcacagaggaggctgaagacAGCAGGACTCCACAAG agcaAATGGATGCACTGTTTAATCAGTGCTTTTTTCATGCCTTAAAATGCAAAGTGAAGAAGTCAGAGCTCCCTCTGCTCACCAGCACTTTTCTCCGCAGCCATATGTTCTCCTGCTG CCCTGCTGGACAACAACTGGACATAAAGAAATCCAGCTATAAGAAG TTCTCTAAATTCCTGCAATGTATGCAGCACCAGAAGATCTTACAAGTGAAGGAGCTGAACAAAGGTGTGGAGAGCATCGTGGAAGTGGACTGGAAGCATCCAGA TGTCAGAGCatttgcagtacctgaaggattTGCTTCAGCCTCTTCTGCCCAAGACAGCAGGAGTGAGGAGAGAGAACAGGGCTACCATGCTCCTGAAATCATTCCACTTTATGGGGTCTCAACAAAAATGATCCCTCTCTTTCAGGAGTCTGGACACAA gAAAGGCAGCATCCTCTCAAGCAGTGAGGTGAGGAACATCATCATTAACTATGTGAAGGCCAACGAGTTGGTggatgaaacaaacaaaaa CTTTGTAAAGGTCAATGCCATCCTGTGTGACTGCCTGCTGGATAAATCAGAACAAGATGAAATCTCCAGCCTTAAATGGGATGACCTCTTGAGCAG GTGCCTTGAAAGGCTCCAGCCCTTACACCAGGTGACATTTTATGGACAAGAACCTGTTGTGAGGAAAGGAAACATTGAGCCCATCGACATCACCATAGCACAGAGGTCATCAAACaagaag GTGACAATCATCAAGAACCTTGAGCTGTATGGTTTAGACCCACAGTGTGTGGCCAACATTCTGCAACAGAAAGTCCAAGCCAGTGCCACCATCACCCCAGTCCCAGGAACGAAAGACAGAGTTCAGGTCCAGATCCAAGGCAACCAAATCCATCACCTGGCCAAGATGCTGCTGG AAGAATACAAACTACCTCGGAAATACGTTcagggcctggagaaggctccaaagctTGGCCGGAAGAAGTGa
- the EIF2D gene encoding eukaryotic translation initiation factor 2D isoform X2, whose product MFSRAFRVRSNTAIKGSDRRKLRADVAAAFPNLSADQLTEFIPNKEELNVIKIYSHKGEAVTVYTNNKNPILFEIERALYPTVYTLWLYPDLLPAFSTWPPVLQKLAGGADLMLPGVVVPSSGFPQVEQGTLCAVTLLGNRAPVAVGVATMSTAEMLAAGMKGKGFAVLHTYMDHLCPAGQQLDIKKSSYKKFSKFLQCMQHQKILQVKELNKGVESIVEVDWKHPDVRAFAVPEGFASASSAQDSRSEEREQGYHAPEIIPLYGVSTKMIPLFQESGHKKGSILSSSEVRNIIINYVKANELVDETNKNFVKVNAILCDCLLDKSEQDEISSLKWDDLLSRCLERLQPLHQVTFYGQEPVVRKGNIEPIDITIAQRSSNKKVTIIKNLELYGLDPQCVANILQQKVQASATITPVPGTKDRVQVQIQGNQIHHLAKMLLEEYKLPRKYVQGLEKAPKLGRKK is encoded by the exons ATGTTCTCCAGGGCGTTCCGGGTGAGATCCAACACCGCCATCAAGGGGTCCGATCG GAGGAAACTCCGAGCTGATGTTGCAGCAGCTTTCCCTAACCTTAGTGCTGACCAACTGACTGAGTTTATTCCCAACAAGGAAGAGCTTAATGTCATCAAAATATACTCACACAAAGGGGAGGCTGTCACTGTTTACACCAATAACAAGAACCCAATCCTGTTTGAAATTGAGAGAGCTCTCTATCCAACAG TGTACACTCTGTGGCTCTACCCAGATCTTCTGCCTGCTTTTTCAACATGGCCTCCAGTGCTGCAGAAactggcaggaggagcag ATCTGATGCTGCCAGGGGTTGTGGTGCCATCTTCTGGCTTTCCTCAAGTGGAGCAGGGCACACTCTGTGCTGTCACCCTCTTGGGAAACAG AGCTCCAGTAGCTGTTGGAGTTGCCACTATGTCCACTGCAGAGATGCTGGCTGCTGGAATGAAAGGGAAGGGGTTTGCTGTGCTGCATACTTACATGGATCACCTCTG CCCTGCTGGACAACAACTGGACATAAAGAAATCCAGCTATAAGAAG TTCTCTAAATTCCTGCAATGTATGCAGCACCAGAAGATCTTACAAGTGAAGGAGCTGAACAAAGGTGTGGAGAGCATCGTGGAAGTGGACTGGAAGCATCCAGA TGTCAGAGCatttgcagtacctgaaggattTGCTTCAGCCTCTTCTGCCCAAGACAGCAGGAGTGAGGAGAGAGAACAGGGCTACCATGCTCCTGAAATCATTCCACTTTATGGGGTCTCAACAAAAATGATCCCTCTCTTTCAGGAGTCTGGACACAA gAAAGGCAGCATCCTCTCAAGCAGTGAGGTGAGGAACATCATCATTAACTATGTGAAGGCCAACGAGTTGGTggatgaaacaaacaaaaa CTTTGTAAAGGTCAATGCCATCCTGTGTGACTGCCTGCTGGATAAATCAGAACAAGATGAAATCTCCAGCCTTAAATGGGATGACCTCTTGAGCAG GTGCCTTGAAAGGCTCCAGCCCTTACACCAGGTGACATTTTATGGACAAGAACCTGTTGTGAGGAAAGGAAACATTGAGCCCATCGACATCACCATAGCACAGAGGTCATCAAACaagaag GTGACAATCATCAAGAACCTTGAGCTGTATGGTTTAGACCCACAGTGTGTGGCCAACATTCTGCAACAGAAAGTCCAAGCCAGTGCCACCATCACCCCAGTCCCAGGAACGAAAGACAGAGTTCAGGTCCAGATCCAAGGCAACCAAATCCATCACCTGGCCAAGATGCTGCTGG AAGAATACAAACTACCTCGGAAATACGTTcagggcctggagaaggctccaaagctTGGCCGGAAGAAGTGa